The Geotoga petraea genome contains the following window.
TGAAAAAAGAGAAATCAAAAATATCATAAATGATGCGGTTATAAACCCAAAAAGATAACGTATTATTATCTCTGAAGGTGTCGCACCAATATCCTCTTCAAAAATTTTGAAAGAGTACATTCCCAAATAAATCGCCATTGTGTTTATGATTATTATATATATATTATTATATAATAATACATTAAAAATTAACAATGTAAAAATTTCTAAAATCTTTAGTTCTTTAATCATAAAAATACCCCATTTTAAGCTTTAATAGTTATTTTAAATGTTATATGTCTTATTATTATTTGTATATTACGATTTTTATCTGAATATAAATTTATGTTATAATATATATATATTCTTATGGAAATAGTAAGCCCCATAAAAACAAAGTTGGTTTTTGTTTTTAGCCTCAAGTATTCACCCTACTTGAAAAGTAAACCCTCATTATCGGCAGATTGAAAAACTCAATCTGCCAAATTTTTTATGTTAATGACTTTATTATCAATTATACCACTGTTAAATTATTTCACAATTTTTGTTGAATGATCTAAAACTTCCCTCATAATGGTATGTATTCTATAACATTTAGATATTAAAAAAGTGCTTTATCTTAGATTTATCCAGATAAAGCACTTTTGTATTATTCTGCTGTTTCAGTTTGTAAACTTAGCTCTATTTTTTGTTTTTCTATTGTTTGATTTAATATTTTCATTTCTCTCATTACAAAGATCAAAGTTACTGTAAATGCTAATGCATCAGATATAGGGAATGTCGCCCATATTCCTTCAAGTCCGAAAGAATTAGCCATAATAAATACTATTGGAATGAAAAACAATATCTGTCTTGACATTGAGAGTAATAAAGCTGGACCAGCTTTTCCTATAGCCTGGAATAATGACGAACCTACTATTTGGAAGCCGACTAAAAATATCACAGATACATTGATTCTTGTTGCCCACACAGCTTGTGCAATTAATTCTGCATCTGTCGTGAATATAGATATCAAAATTTCTGGAAAAATCATCAAAATTGCATAAGAGGCTACTGAAAATATAGTAGTAACTTTTGTGGCTGTTTTTATTACTTCTTTTACCCTGTCGTATTTTTTAGCTCCGTAGTTGAATCCTGCAATTGGTAAGAACCCTTGAGCTATTCCAGACATAGGCATAATCGTGAACATAAGCAATCTATTTATCACTCCAAATACGGCAATAGAAAGTTCTCCACCGTACAAACCAAGTAAATTATTCAAAACCACTGCCAATATACTCCCTGCAGCTTGTCTTGCAAAAGCAGATGCTCCCACAGAAAAAGTCTCTTTTAATATTGGCCATTCAAATTTTATGTCTTTAAAATGGAAGTGTAAAGTGCTTTTCCCGCCCAAAAAGTAAGTAAGAATGTAAATGACACCAGTCATTTGAGCCAATAATGTTGCAAGTGCAGCTCCTCTTATACCCATATCAAAACCAAATATGAATATAGGATCGAGGATAATGTTCATAATCCCTGAGATCAACATACTTATCATTGCAACTTTGGAGTTTCCTTCTGCTCTTATTACGCTATTAGAGGTCATTGCAAAAGAAAAAAATATGTTACCAATAAAAATAACACTCATGTATTCTATCGCATAAGGCATTATTGCTTCTGTTGCACCAAAAAGACCTAATATTGGCTTAATAAATATACTCCCCAAAACTGCTATAACAATGGAAAATATAGCTATTATTCCAAGCATGTTACCAAGTGTTTTTTCTGCTTTTACAACATCTTTAGCACCGAGGGATCTTGATATTATAGAAGCTCCACCAATACCAACCATTTGTGCCAAAGCCATGATTATCATCTGTATAGGAAAAGAAACTGATACTGCTGCAATTCCAATTGTTCCTATTCCTCTACCAATGTAAATCGTATCTACAAAATTATATAAAGCCTGCACCATCATTGCTACCATTGCAGGCAATGAAAGTTTTAAAAGGAGTTTCCCTATACTTTCGCTTCCGAGCATTTTTGAATTTTTTTCCATTAATCAACACCTTCTTTTTTCTTCTGTTTAATCATGTTTTCTTTCATTTTATCCAGAACATCTAAAAATATTTCCATCTTTTCTTCCTCAATTCCATGGGTGACTTTTTCTTCCCAAACTTCTGCTGCTTTTTTCAGCTCATCTTTAATATCTGCACCTTTTTTAGTTAAAAAAACTCTCTTTATTCTTTTATCTTTTTCATCTGATTTTCTTTCAATATAACCGTTATCTTCCAAATTTTTAAGAGCTCTGGCTGTAGTTGCCTTGTCTATTTCCAAAGCGTGAGTTATTTCATCTTGAGATAATCCGTTTCCGTGATTAACTATATACATAAAATAGTGCATCTGTCCTCTACCTATATGAAACTCTTTAAAAACACTGTCAAAAAAACTGTGAGAATTTCTAAATACGCATGATATTTTTCTTTCTATATATTTCATAATTTACCTCCAAAAAAAAGTTGCATGCACAACAGTTGCACACACAACCAATTATACTATATTATTTGTTGCGTTCGCAACTATTTTTTGTTAAAAAACCTTAAAGTAATCCCCTTCATATTAGATGTTTTTTATAAGGCTCCTAACAAACGGATAATGTTGTATATTCACCCATTCAAAAATTTTTACCTTTAAAAATTTATTAATTATAATGTTAAAATATGATATAATATGTTTACGTTACGAACTAATATTTTAGAAGGGGGAAGGAATTATGTATACCGATGAAAAGATTGTAAAAAAACCAAGGAAGTATTATTCAGAAGATTTAAAATTCACTGAATGGAATACTGTTAAAGAAGAACTCGAGAAATTAGAAAAATATGAAATCAACTTTAAAAAGGATTTAATAGAGTTTATGAAGAGGAAAAGTGAATTTGAAGCTGCTTTGTCTGAAGAAATGGCGTGGAAATATATCAGGATGACTTGTAATGCAGATAAACCAGAATTTTCAAAAGATTTTAACGAATTTTATTCAAAAGTTATTTCTCCTACAGAAGCTTATGACTTCAAATTGAAAAAGAAATTTTACGAAAGTCCTTTCAGAAAAGAATTAGGCTCCGAATATGATCTGTTGAACAAAATCATTTCAAAGGATATTGAGATTTTCAGGGAAGAAAATATTCCTCTAAAAATTAAAGAACAAGAGTTATCTTCTAAATACGGGGAGATAATTTCAAAACTCACTGTTGAATTCAAAGGTGAAGAAAAAACCCTTTCTCAAATGGGGGTTTATCAAAAAGATCCTGATAGAAAAATCAGAGAAGAAGCTTGGAAATTAGTTGGGGCAAAAGTTTTAGAAGTTAAGGACGAGTTGAACGATTTATTCGATCAATTAAAAGAGATTAGAATAGAAATAGCTAAAAATGCAGGTTTCGATAATTATAGAGACTATATGCATTTTGCAAAAGGTAGATTTGATTATACTCCTGAAGATTTGTTTGAATTCCATAAATCAGTAGAAAAAGTAGTAGTTCCTTATTTAAAAGAATTGAACAAAGAAAGAAAAGAAAAATTAGGTGTAAAAACGTTAAGACCTTGGGATTTGAGCGTTGATCTCGACGGAAAAGTACTTTCACCTTTTAAAACTGAAGAAGAACTTGTAAATAAGGCTATTGAAG
Protein-coding sequences here:
- a CDS encoding MATE family efflux transporter, translated to MEKNSKMLGSESIGKLLLKLSLPAMVAMMVQALYNFVDTIYIGRGIGTIGIAAVSVSFPIQMIIMALAQMVGIGGASIISRSLGAKDVVKAEKTLGNMLGIIAIFSIVIAVLGSIFIKPILGLFGATEAIMPYAIEYMSVIFIGNIFFSFAMTSNSVIRAEGNSKVAMISMLISGIMNIILDPIFIFGFDMGIRGAALATLLAQMTGVIYILTYFLGGKSTLHFHFKDIKFEWPILKETFSVGASAFARQAAGSILAVVLNNLLGLYGGELSIAVFGVINRLLMFTIMPMSGIAQGFLPIAGFNYGAKKYDRVKEVIKTATKVTTIFSVASYAILMIFPEILISIFTTDAELIAQAVWATRINVSVIFLVGFQIVGSSLFQAIGKAGPALLLSMSRQILFFIPIVFIMANSFGLEGIWATFPISDALAFTVTLIFVMREMKILNQTIEKQKIELSLQTETAE
- a CDS encoding MarR family winged helix-turn-helix transcriptional regulator, with translation MKYIERKISCVFRNSHSFFDSVFKEFHIGRGQMHYFMYIVNHGNGLSQDEITHALEIDKATTARALKNLEDNGYIERKSDEKDKRIKRVFLTKKGADIKDELKKAAEVWEEKVTHGIEEEKMEIFLDVLDKMKENMIKQKKKEGVD
- a CDS encoding M3 family oligoendopeptidase; protein product: MYTDEKIVKKPRKYYSEDLKFTEWNTVKEELEKLEKYEINFKKDLIEFMKRKSEFEAALSEEMAWKYIRMTCNADKPEFSKDFNEFYSKVISPTEAYDFKLKKKFYESPFRKELGSEYDLLNKIISKDIEIFREENIPLKIKEQELSSKYGEIISKLTVEFKGEEKTLSQMGVYQKDPDRKIREEAWKLVGAKVLEVKDELNDLFDQLKEIRIEIAKNAGFDNYRDYMHFAKGRFDYTPEDLFEFHKSVEKVVVPYLKELNKERKEKLGVKTLRPWDLSVDLDGKVLSPFKTEEELVNKAIEVLHRVKPDFGIKLEKMKNSGFLDLENRKGKAPGGYNYPLHETGGSFIFMNAVGLQSDVSTLLHESGHAMHNFACKHFDIGAYKDYPSEVAEVASMSMELLTMEHLNVYYSDDNDLKKAKLEQLKGTLKIFPWVMTIDAFQQWIYTNPNHTAEEREEFFASLMDRYNTGDDFSGLETEKATRWLRQLHVFEVPFYYIEYAMSQLAALGIYKNYKEKGKEAVKMYEDFMSLGYSKPVPEIYEAAGVKFDFSEKYISELVDFIKKEIEEIE